Proteins encoded by one window of Candidatus Ozemobacteraceae bacterium:
- a CDS encoding SagB/ThcOx family dehydrogenase, which translates to VDARVMNRLGPKAPGGSVFSRKFSPQRQRTTETPRHREHFTTKPQRHKDNKPQRHRDTERDPQMTQIPLIYIKHHTTHMTTRPTANGVVHIVISLLTNLFDGGMIMRFPILTALMVALSLSAVSAQTLENIKLPAPALTPDKPLMQALKERQSRREYTDKPLTSQDLSNILWCANGVNRPESGKRTSPSAKNAQDIDIYAIMKDGVYLYDAPKHELALIASGDHKLAAGTQPYVASAPLNLIYVSDLSKFDFMKEREDQLVAASVDAGHCSQNVYLYGAAANLAVVTRMSVPKEKAAEVLKLRPQQYIVIGQTIGYPK; encoded by the coding sequence GGTAGATGCCAGGGTTATGAACCGCCTGGGGCCAAAAGCCCCGGGCGGTTCTGTCTTTAGCCGGAAATTTTCGCCACAACGACAACGCACCACGGAGACACCGAGACACAGAGAACATTTCACCACAAAGCCACAAAGGCACAAAGACAACAAGCCACAGAGACACCGAGACACAGAGAGGGATCCGCAGATGACGCAGATTCCGCTGATATATATTAAACATCATACAACACACATGACAACACGCCCTACCGCCAACGGCGTCGTTCATATCGTGATATCATTATTAACGAATCTTTTCGATGGAGGCATGATCATGCGATTTCCCATCCTGACCGCATTGATGGTGGCGTTGTCACTTTCGGCCGTGTCGGCGCAAACCCTCGAGAACATCAAACTCCCCGCACCGGCACTGACCCCCGACAAGCCTCTCATGCAGGCTCTGAAAGAACGCCAGAGCCGCAGAGAATATACCGACAAACCTCTGACATCGCAGGATCTTTCCAACATTCTCTGGTGCGCGAATGGCGTCAATCGCCCCGAAAGCGGCAAACGGACGAGCCCGTCGGCGAAAAACGCACAGGATATCGATATCTATGCCATCATGAAAGACGGCGTGTATCTATACGATGCACCGAAACACGAACTGGCACTCATCGCTTCTGGTGATCATAAGCTTGCGGCTGGAACGCAGCCCTATGTCGCATCCGCACCTCTCAACCTCATATATGTGTCTGACCTTTCGAAATTCGATTTCATGAAAGAGCGCGAAGATCAGCTTGTCGCCGCTTCCGTCGATGCAGGCCACTGCTCGCAGAATGTCTATCTGTATGGAGCGGCCGCGAATCTCGCCGTCGTCACCAGAATGTCCGTGCCGAAAGAGAAGGCGGCGGAGGTGCTCAAGCTCAGACCTCAGCAGTACATCGTGATTGGGCAGACGATCGGATATCCGAAATGA